The region GACAGCCCGATACGGTACAGCGGTCTCACTTCGACTGGGGCTTTCATCTCTCGGGCTTCTTCGGAGCCGACTACCGCTACACCATCGCCAAGGGCTACGGCAGCAGCCAGTTGCTCGAGGACAATCACCAATACGGCTTTGATCCTCTATGGGAATCCGTGGATTTGTACTTCCCGGTGAAGGAGGGCCTCATCGTTCGCTTCGGCCGCTTTCCTTCGGTGCCCGGCATTGAGACTCAGCTGGCTCCCGGCAACTACACCATCAGCCACTCCCTGGTCTTCTCGGCGGCACCCTCCACGGAGACGGGAGCAGTTGCCACTCTTAAGCTGACTCCGCAGTGGATGGTGCAGCTTGGTATCTCAGCAGGACACGACGTTGCTCCGTGGACCGAGGATCGCAAGCCGTCCGCAATTGCCTGCCTGGATTATTCGACCAGGACGAACCACGACAACCTGTACCTCTGCGCCAGCGGCATCAATGATGGCCGATACGCCTACGACAACGTGCAACATTTTGACCTGACGTGGAATCACCGCTTCAACGCGAAGTGGAATACCTTGACCGAGATGTGGGGAATGTATGAGCGCGATGTCCCGAACGTGGCTCACAACGTCGCCGACCCGCTGCCGCCGGAGACCGGAGCCAACGGAGCCTTCTGCGCTGCAGGGCAGCGGAGCTGCCTTGCACCGGAATATGCAGCCATGAACTACCTCAACTACGAGGTAAACTCCAAGCTCTTCGTCGGTCTGCGATCGGACTTCCTCAACGACAAGAAGGGCCAGCGCACCGGTATCGCGGGCAAATATACCGAGAACACGCTGTATGCAACCAAGACCTTCGGCACGACGGTGATGCTCCGGCCTGAGCTGCGCTTCGATCATTCGTGGGACCGGCCCGGTTATAACGGCGGCAAGGCCCGAAACCAGCTCTTCTTCGGCGTGGACCTCATCTACAAGTTCTGAAGGCTGCGGTGTTGTATAACGAAGCGTGGCCTGGGTCCTGATCGCCGCTGAGATTTGGCGCGCAGGTCAACATCTTCCTGGAGTGTGACCGGCCTTGCATCAGCGACTTCTTGCTCTGTCTCTTCTTCTCGGCCTCGTCTCCTGTGCGCCGACACAGAAAGTTCCGGAACAGCCCGCACCGCAGCACATATTTGCGGTGAGCAACGGCCAGTTCACCCTCGACGGCAAACCCTTCCGCGTTATCTCCGGCGAGATGCATTATCCCCGGATTCCGCGCGCTTACTGGCGCGACCGCCTGCGCATGGCCAAAGCGATGGGGCTGAACACCATCACGACCTACGTCTTCTGGAACGTTCACGAGCCGCAGCCCGGCGTCTACGACTTCAGCGGAAATAATGACGTCGCCGAGTTCATCCGCGAAGCCCAGCAGGAGGGGCTTTACGTCATCCTTCGTCCCGGCCCCTACGTCTGCGCGGAGTGGGAGTGGGGAGGCTATCCCGCGTGGCTGCTCAAAGACCACGCCACCGTCGTCCGCTCGACTGACCCGAAGTTCATGCAGCCGGCAGCGCGCTGGATCAAGCGGCTGGGCCAGGAGCTTGCGCCGCTGCAGATCGGCAACGGCGGCCCGATCATTCTGACGCAGGTGGAGAATGAATACGGTTCTTACGGCAGCGATCACGCCTACATGCAGCAGATCCACAAGCTACTGGTCGATGCTGGATTTACAAGGTCGCAGCTCTACACAGCTGATGGGCCGGAGCAGGTTCCCAACGGCTCCCTGCCCGATCTTCCTGTCGGCATCAACTTCGGCGGAGAGAAGGTAGGCGATGCACAAAAGGCCTTTGAGACTCTGAAGAAGGAACGTCCCAATGGGCCGTTCTTCAACAGCGAGTACTGGGCGGGATGGTTCGATCACTGGGGAGGAAAGCACGCCCACACCAAT is a window of Edaphobacter sp. 12200R-103 DNA encoding:
- a CDS encoding outer membrane beta-barrel protein — translated: MKISLTGWALCLGLVLPFVCESMQAQDTKFDRAQTGLAPITVAAAADENLLPATADASHNSIRQSVSVWNRFGNFYLADWKGLAGAPAEPAPRRALDAPLDSPPFPSSDWGYGGSTAIGLPDSNVYPTMSALKQEKNRVRLYGWVDASVNASTSSDTNYPLTYGFIPNRPVMNQAVLILERQPDTVQRSHFDWGFHLSGFFGADYRYTIAKGYGSSQLLEDNHQYGFDPLWESVDLYFPVKEGLIVRFGRFPSVPGIETQLAPGNYTISHSLVFSAAPSTETGAVATLKLTPQWMVQLGISAGHDVAPWTEDRKPSAIACLDYSTRTNHDNLYLCASGINDGRYAYDNVQHFDLTWNHRFNAKWNTLTEMWGMYERDVPNVAHNVADPLPPETGANGAFCAAGQRSCLAPEYAAMNYLNYEVNSKLFVGLRSDFLNDKKGQRTGIAGKYTENTLYATKTFGTTVMLRPELRFDHSWDRPGYNGGKARNQLFFGVDLIYKF